A stretch of Melospiza melodia melodia isolate bMelMel2 chromosome 24, bMelMel2.pri, whole genome shotgun sequence DNA encodes these proteins:
- the LOC134428768 gene encoding uncharacterized protein LOC134428768 isoform X2, translating into MRRAMARAAVGDDDYGEDPAVNELQRRAAATLGTESALFVPTATMANLIAVMCHCQRRGAQLFLGRDAHLHVYEHGGAAQVAGVHSQALPDLPNGTFDLEQLELTIREAHGSRYHPRPELICLENTHSSAGGRALPLTYLRQVRGLADRYGLRVHMDGARLMNAAVAQGVEPAQIAQHCDSVSLCFSKGLGAPAGAVLAGSGQFVAEAWRVRKLLGGGMRQAGVLAAAALLGLQHAKETLSRDHEHARSFAEGVQALDSPLCSVSLAAVETNIVMLDVPGAWPCPAELCERLRAVSEEEEAEAGRAVSVLLLPWSARALRAVWHRDVSARGTELARRKLEFVARKCQEELASGLHRAPPGTGGA; encoded by the exons ATGCGCCGGGCCATGGCCCGCGCCGCCGTGGGCGACGACGACTACGGGGAGGACCCGGCGGTGAACG AGCTGCAGCGCCGGGCCGCGGCCACTCTGGGCACCGAATCCGCTCTGTTCGTGCCCACGGCCACCATGGCCAACCTCATCGCCG TGATGTGCCACTGCCAGCGCAGGGGGGCTCAGCTCTTCCTGGGCCGGGACGCCCACCTGCACGTCTACGAGCACGGCGGGGCCGCGCAG gtcGCCGGTGTGCACTCCCAGGCACTGCCAGATCTGCCGAATGGCACCTTCgacctggagcagctggagctgaccaTCCGCGAGGCCCACGGCAGCCGGTACCACCCGCGTCCTGAGCTCATCTGCCTGGAGAACACGCACAGCTCGGCGGGCGGCCGGGCACTGCCCCTCACCTATCTCAGGCAG GTCCGCGGGCTTGCAGACCGTTACGGGCTGCGGGTGCACATGGACGGCGCACGGCTGATGAATGCAGCAGTGGCCCAGGGCGTGGAGCCAGCCCAGATTGCCCAGCACTGTGACTCTGTGTCCCTCTGCTTCTCCAAG ggcctgggcGCCCCGGCGGGCGCGGTGCTGGCGGGCAGCGGGCAGTTTGTGGCCGAGGCCTGGCGCGTGAGGAAGCTGCTGGGCGGGGGCATGCGGCAGGCGGGGGTGCTGGCGGCCGCCGCTCTCCTCGGGCTGCAGCACGCCAAGGAGACACTGAGCAGGGACCACGAGCACGCCCGGAGCTTTGCAGAAG GTGTCCAGGCGCTGGACTCTCCGCTGTGCTCCGTCAGCCTGGCAGCAGTGGAGACCAACATCGTGATGCTGGACGTGCCGGGGGCCTGGCCGTGCCCCGCCGAGCTCTGCGAGCGCCTGCGCGCCgtcagcgaggaggaggaggccgaGGCCGGGCGGGCTGTCAgcgtgctgctgctgccctggtcgGCGCGGGCCCTGCGCGCCGTCTGGCACCGCGACGTCTCGGCCCGCGGCACCGAGCTCGCCCGGAGAAAGCTGGAGTTTGTGGCCAGGAAGTGCCAGGAGGAATTGGCCTCGGGACTGCATCGAGCGCCTCCAGGCACGGGGGGAGCCTGA
- the LOC134428768 gene encoding uncharacterized protein LOC134428768 isoform X1: MRRAMARAAVGDDDYGEDPAVNELQRRAAATLGTESALFVPTATMANLIAVMCHCQRRGAQLFLGRDAHLHVYEHGGAAQVAGVHSQALPDLPNGTFDLEQLELTIREAHGSRYHPRPELICLENTHSSAGGRALPLTYLRQVRGLADRYGLRVHMDGARLMNAAVAQGVEPAQIAQHCDSVSLCFSKGLGAPAGAVLAGSGQFVAEAWRVRKLLGGGMRQAGVLAAAALLGLQHAKETLSRDHEHARSFAEGTSGPRGCWALTAHLAQPSSTTLLLVPWAHPCTATLGLQPGEDAAGILTWLQCRDHGMTVPVLCSVTLVPHAGERALLPPEPLGGAGSLFQVAGQGACTPGPPAGVQALDSPLCSVSLAAVETNIVMLDVPGAWPCPAELCERLRAVSEEEEAEAGRAVSVLLLPWSARALRAVWHRDVSARGTELARRKLEFVARKCQEELASGLHRAPPGTGGA, from the exons ATGCGCCGGGCCATGGCCCGCGCCGCCGTGGGCGACGACGACTACGGGGAGGACCCGGCGGTGAACG AGCTGCAGCGCCGGGCCGCGGCCACTCTGGGCACCGAATCCGCTCTGTTCGTGCCCACGGCCACCATGGCCAACCTCATCGCCG TGATGTGCCACTGCCAGCGCAGGGGGGCTCAGCTCTTCCTGGGCCGGGACGCCCACCTGCACGTCTACGAGCACGGCGGGGCCGCGCAG gtcGCCGGTGTGCACTCCCAGGCACTGCCAGATCTGCCGAATGGCACCTTCgacctggagcagctggagctgaccaTCCGCGAGGCCCACGGCAGCCGGTACCACCCGCGTCCTGAGCTCATCTGCCTGGAGAACACGCACAGCTCGGCGGGCGGCCGGGCACTGCCCCTCACCTATCTCAGGCAG GTCCGCGGGCTTGCAGACCGTTACGGGCTGCGGGTGCACATGGACGGCGCACGGCTGATGAATGCAGCAGTGGCCCAGGGCGTGGAGCCAGCCCAGATTGCCCAGCACTGTGACTCTGTGTCCCTCTGCTTCTCCAAG ggcctgggcGCCCCGGCGGGCGCGGTGCTGGCGGGCAGCGGGCAGTTTGTGGCCGAGGCCTGGCGCGTGAGGAAGCTGCTGGGCGGGGGCATGCGGCAGGCGGGGGTGCTGGCGGCCGCCGCTCTCCTCGGGCTGCAGCACGCCAAGGAGACACTGAGCAGGGACCACGAGCACGCCCGGAGCTTTGCAGAAGGTACCTCAGGGCCCCGAGGGTGCTGGGCTCTAACAGcacacctggcacagcccagcagtaccaccctgctgctggtgccttgGGCACATCCCTGCACGGCCACACTGGGTCTCCAGCCGGGTGAGGATGCTGCTGGGATCCTCACCTGGCTGCAGTGCCGGGATCATGGCATGACCGTCCCCGTGCTGTGCTCAGTGACCCTGGTACCACATGCGGGAGAAAGGGCTCTCCTTCCCCCAGAACCTCTGGGAGGGGCAGGTAGCCTGTTCCAggtggctgggcagggggcttGCACACCCGGGCCTCCCGCAGGTGTCCAGGCGCTGGACTCTCCGCTGTGCTCCGTCAGCCTGGCAGCAGTGGAGACCAACATCGTGATGCTGGACGTGCCGGGGGCCTGGCCGTGCCCCGCCGAGCTCTGCGAGCGCCTGCGCGCCgtcagcgaggaggaggaggccgaGGCCGGGCGGGCTGTCAgcgtgctgctgctgccctggtcgGCGCGGGCCCTGCGCGCCGTCTGGCACCGCGACGTCTCGGCCCGCGGCACCGAGCTCGCCCGGAGAAAGCTGGAGTTTGTGGCCAGGAAGTGCCAGGAGGAATTGGCCTCGGGACTGCATCGAGCGCCTCCAGGCACGGGGGGAGCCTGA
- the LOC134428768 gene encoding uncharacterized protein LOC134428768 isoform X3, whose amino-acid sequence MDGARLMNAAVAQGVEPAQIAQHCDSVSLCFSKGLGAPAGAVLAGSGQFVAEAWRVRKLLGGGMRQAGVLAAAALLGLQHAKETLSRDHEHARSFAEGTSGPRGCWALTAHLAQPSSTTLLLVPWAHPCTATLGLQPGEDAAGILTWLQCRDHGMTVPVLCSVTLVPHAGERALLPPEPLGGAGSLFQVAGQGACTPGPPAGVQALDSPLCSVSLAAVETNIVMLDVPGAWPCPAELCERLRAVSEEEEAEAGRAVSVLLLPWSARALRAVWHRDVSARGTELARRKLEFVARKCQEELASGLHRAPPGTGGA is encoded by the exons ATGGACGGCGCACGGCTGATGAATGCAGCAGTGGCCCAGGGCGTGGAGCCAGCCCAGATTGCCCAGCACTGTGACTCTGTGTCCCTCTGCTTCTCCAAG ggcctgggcGCCCCGGCGGGCGCGGTGCTGGCGGGCAGCGGGCAGTTTGTGGCCGAGGCCTGGCGCGTGAGGAAGCTGCTGGGCGGGGGCATGCGGCAGGCGGGGGTGCTGGCGGCCGCCGCTCTCCTCGGGCTGCAGCACGCCAAGGAGACACTGAGCAGGGACCACGAGCACGCCCGGAGCTTTGCAGAAGGTACCTCAGGGCCCCGAGGGTGCTGGGCTCTAACAGcacacctggcacagcccagcagtaccaccctgctgctggtgccttgGGCACATCCCTGCACGGCCACACTGGGTCTCCAGCCGGGTGAGGATGCTGCTGGGATCCTCACCTGGCTGCAGTGCCGGGATCATGGCATGACCGTCCCCGTGCTGTGCTCAGTGACCCTGGTACCACATGCGGGAGAAAGGGCTCTCCTTCCCCCAGAACCTCTGGGAGGGGCAGGTAGCCTGTTCCAggtggctgggcagggggcttGCACACCCGGGCCTCCCGCAGGTGTCCAGGCGCTGGACTCTCCGCTGTGCTCCGTCAGCCTGGCAGCAGTGGAGACCAACATCGTGATGCTGGACGTGCCGGGGGCCTGGCCGTGCCCCGCCGAGCTCTGCGAGCGCCTGCGCGCCgtcagcgaggaggaggaggccgaGGCCGGGCGGGCTGTCAgcgtgctgctgctgccctggtcgGCGCGGGCCCTGCGCGCCGTCTGGCACCGCGACGTCTCGGCCCGCGGCACCGAGCTCGCCCGGAGAAAGCTGGAGTTTGTGGCCAGGAAGTGCCAGGAGGAATTGGCCTCGGGACTGCATCGAGCGCCTCCAGGCACGGGGGGAGCCTGA
- the AFMID gene encoding kynurenine formamidase isoform X1 → MGGWRDMSAEALEDHYSPSRWSPRLDRDTIIDAHLAVTAAGTERARASGQTLLHVPYGDGDREKLDIYFPTEPSEAFPALVYIHGGYWQCLSKDDSGFAAPPLVSQGVAVVAVGYDIAPKGHMDTMVLQVRRSLAFLVQHYPRIRGIYLCGHSAGAHLAAMVLSTDWTEFQVVPDIKGAVLVSGLYDLEPILHTYVNDALSMSREEAQRNSPMRLVTPAVPPACEVLVAVAQHDSPEFRRQSQEYSQALRAAGWSVSVLDLAGVDHFDVIERLSEDSYVLTQVILNMISRA, encoded by the exons ATGGGCGGGTGGCGGGACATGTCCGCGGAG GCGCTGGAGGACCATTACTCCCCCAGTCGCTGGTCCCCCCGCCTGGACCGGGACACCATCATCGACGCGCACCTGGCGGTGACGGCGGCAG GAACCGAGCGGGCCCGGGCCAGCGGGCAGACCCTGCTGCACGTGCCCTACGGCGACGGGGACCGGGAGAAGCTGGACATCTACTTTCCCACGGAGCCTTCCGAAG CCTTCCCGGCGCTGGTCTACATCCACGGCGGGTACTGGCAGTGCCTGAG TAAGGACGACTCGGGGTTTGCAGCCCCGCCGCTGGTGTCGCAGGGGGTGGCAGTGGTGGCGGTGGGCTACGACATCGCCCCCAAGG GCCACATGGACACCATGGTGCTGCAGGTGCGCCGCAGCCTCGCCTTCCTGGTGCAGCACTACCCCAGGATCAG GGGCATTTACCTGTGCGGACACTCGGCAGGGGCCCACCTGGCAGCCATGGTGCTGTCCACAGACTGGACGGAATTCCAAGTGGTGCCAGATATCAAAG GAGCGGTGCTGGTGAGCGGCCTGTATGACCTGGAGCCCATCCTGCACACCTACGTGAACGATGCTCTGAGCATGAGCCG GGAGGAGGCCCAGAGGAACAGCCCCATGAGACTCGTCACCCCAGCCGTGCCACCAGCCTGTGAGGTGCTCGTGGCTGTGGCCCAGCATGACTCCCCAGAGTTTCGCAGGCAGTCCCAGGAGTACAGCCAG GCCCTGCGTGCAGCAGGCTGGTCTGTCTCTGTGCTGGACCTGGCTGGTGTGGATCACTTTGATGTCATTGAGAGGCTGTCAGAGGACAGCTATGTCCTCACTCAG GTGATTCTGAACATGATTTCAAGAGCATGA
- the AFMID gene encoding kynurenine formamidase isoform X2: MGGWRDMSAEALEDHYSPSRWSPRLDRDTIIDAHLAVTAAGTERARASGQTLLHVPYGDGDREKLDIYFPTEPSEAFPALVYIHGGYWQCLSKDDSGFAAPPLVSQGVAVVAVGYDIAPKGHMDTMVLQVRRSLAFLVQHYPRIRGIYLCGHSAGAHLAAMVLSTDWTEFQVVPDIKGAVLVSGLYDLEPILHTYVNDALSMSREEAQRNSPMRLVTPAVPPACEVLVAVAQHDSPEFRRQSQEYSQALRAAGWSVSVLDLAGVDHFDVIERLSEDSYVLTQGLAPHPR; encoded by the exons ATGGGCGGGTGGCGGGACATGTCCGCGGAG GCGCTGGAGGACCATTACTCCCCCAGTCGCTGGTCCCCCCGCCTGGACCGGGACACCATCATCGACGCGCACCTGGCGGTGACGGCGGCAG GAACCGAGCGGGCCCGGGCCAGCGGGCAGACCCTGCTGCACGTGCCCTACGGCGACGGGGACCGGGAGAAGCTGGACATCTACTTTCCCACGGAGCCTTCCGAAG CCTTCCCGGCGCTGGTCTACATCCACGGCGGGTACTGGCAGTGCCTGAG TAAGGACGACTCGGGGTTTGCAGCCCCGCCGCTGGTGTCGCAGGGGGTGGCAGTGGTGGCGGTGGGCTACGACATCGCCCCCAAGG GCCACATGGACACCATGGTGCTGCAGGTGCGCCGCAGCCTCGCCTTCCTGGTGCAGCACTACCCCAGGATCAG GGGCATTTACCTGTGCGGACACTCGGCAGGGGCCCACCTGGCAGCCATGGTGCTGTCCACAGACTGGACGGAATTCCAAGTGGTGCCAGATATCAAAG GAGCGGTGCTGGTGAGCGGCCTGTATGACCTGGAGCCCATCCTGCACACCTACGTGAACGATGCTCTGAGCATGAGCCG GGAGGAGGCCCAGAGGAACAGCCCCATGAGACTCGTCACCCCAGCCGTGCCACCAGCCTGTGAGGTGCTCGTGGCTGTGGCCCAGCATGACTCCCCAGAGTTTCGCAGGCAGTCCCAGGAGTACAGCCAG GCCCTGCGTGCAGCAGGCTGGTCTGTCTCTGTGCTGGACCTGGCTGGTGTGGATCACTTTGATGTCATTGAGAGGCTGTCAGAGGACAGCTATGTCCTCACTCAG GGTTTGGCTCCTCACCCCAGGTGA
- the AFMID gene encoding kynurenine formamidase isoform X3 codes for MGGWRDMSAEALEDHYSPSRWSPRLDRDTIIDAHLAVTAAGTERARASGQTLLHVPYGDGDREKLDIYFPTEPSEAFPALVYIHGGYWQCLSKDDSGFAAPPLVSQGVAVVAVGYDIAPKGHMDTMVLQVRRSLAFLVQHYPRIRGIYLCGHSAGAHLAAMVLSTDWTEFQVVPDIKGAVLVSGLYDLEPILHTYVNDALSMSREEAQRNSPMRLVTPAVPPACEVLVAVAQHDSPEFRRQSQEYSQALRAAGWSVSVLDLAGVDHFDVIERLSEDSYVLTQVGRRAVPGRIR; via the exons ATGGGCGGGTGGCGGGACATGTCCGCGGAG GCGCTGGAGGACCATTACTCCCCCAGTCGCTGGTCCCCCCGCCTGGACCGGGACACCATCATCGACGCGCACCTGGCGGTGACGGCGGCAG GAACCGAGCGGGCCCGGGCCAGCGGGCAGACCCTGCTGCACGTGCCCTACGGCGACGGGGACCGGGAGAAGCTGGACATCTACTTTCCCACGGAGCCTTCCGAAG CCTTCCCGGCGCTGGTCTACATCCACGGCGGGTACTGGCAGTGCCTGAG TAAGGACGACTCGGGGTTTGCAGCCCCGCCGCTGGTGTCGCAGGGGGTGGCAGTGGTGGCGGTGGGCTACGACATCGCCCCCAAGG GCCACATGGACACCATGGTGCTGCAGGTGCGCCGCAGCCTCGCCTTCCTGGTGCAGCACTACCCCAGGATCAG GGGCATTTACCTGTGCGGACACTCGGCAGGGGCCCACCTGGCAGCCATGGTGCTGTCCACAGACTGGACGGAATTCCAAGTGGTGCCAGATATCAAAG GAGCGGTGCTGGTGAGCGGCCTGTATGACCTGGAGCCCATCCTGCACACCTACGTGAACGATGCTCTGAGCATGAGCCG GGAGGAGGCCCAGAGGAACAGCCCCATGAGACTCGTCACCCCAGCCGTGCCACCAGCCTGTGAGGTGCTCGTGGCTGTGGCCCAGCATGACTCCCCAGAGTTTCGCAGGCAGTCCCAGGAGTACAGCCAG GCCCTGCGTGCAGCAGGCTGGTCTGTCTCTGTGCTGGACCTGGCTGGTGTGGATCACTTTGATGTCATTGAGAGGCTGTCAGAGGACAGCTATGTCCTCACTCAGGTGGGCaggagggctgtgccagggcggATCAGGTAG
- the TK1 gene encoding thymidine kinase, cytosolic yields MNCLTVPGVHPGSPSRPRGQIQVIFGPMFSGKSTELMRRVRRFQLAQYRCLLVKYAKDTRYSSSGVCTHDRSTMEALPAGLLHDVYQEALGAAVIGIDEGQFFPDIVEFCEKMANTGKTVIVAALDGTFQRKAFGSILNLVPLAESVVKLNAVCMECFREASYTKRLGAEREVEVIGGADKYHSVCRACYFRARPQQPGPDNKENVPLGLRQLETAAPRKIFT; encoded by the exons ATGAACTGCCTGACGGTGCCCGGTGTCCACCCCGGCTCCCCCAGCCGGCCCCGCGGGCAGATTCAG GTGATCTTCGGGCCCATGTTCTCCGGGAAAAG CACGGAGCTCATGCGGCGAGTGCGGCGCTTCCAGCTCGCCCAGTACCGGTGCCTGCTGGTGAAGTACGCCAAGGACACGCGCTACAGCTCCTCCGGGGTCTGCACACACGACAG GAGCACCATGGAGGCCCTGCCCGCCGGGCTCCTCCACGACGTGTACCAGGAGGCGCTGGGGGCCGCCGTCATCGGCATCGATGAGGGCCAGTTC TTCCCAGACATTGTGGAGTTCTGTGAGAAAATGGCCAACACTGGGAAAACCGTCATTGTTGCTGCTCTGGATGGTACCTTCCAGAGGAAG GCCTTTGGGAGCATCCTGAACCTGGTGCCGCTGGCGGAGAGCGTGGTGAAGCTGAACGCTGTGTGCATGGAGTGCTTCCGAGAGGCCTCCTACACCAAGAGGCTGGGAGCAGAGCGGGAG GTGGAAGTGATCGGAGGAGCTGACAAGTACCACTCGGTGTGCCGAGCCTGCTACTTCCGCGCGCGGCCCCAGCAGCCCGGGCCAGACAACAAGGAGAATGtgcccctgggcctgaggcagctGGAGACAGCTGCCCCTCGCAAGATCTTCACTTGA